The following are encoded in a window of Phaseolus vulgaris cultivar G19833 chromosome 3, P. vulgaris v2.0, whole genome shotgun sequence genomic DNA:
- the LOC137807343 gene encoding 4-coumarate--CoA ligase CCL1-like, protein MPPTTPPPPPTMAPSPQEIIFRSPLPDIPIPTHLPLHSYCFQNLSQFQHRTCLIDGETGETLTYAEVDLAAHRIAAGLHNIGIRQGDVIMLVLRNCPQFALAFLGASHRGAVITTANPFYTPLELAKQAAATKTRLVITQSAYVDKIKSFADNNDVMVMCIDSEDDGVLHFSTLTNADETEAPAVKISPDDVVALPFSSGTSGLPKGVMLSHKNLVTTIAQLVDGENAHQYTHSEDVLLCVLPMFHIYALNSILLSGIRSGAAVLIVQKFEMTSLLELIQKYRVTVASFVPPIVLALVKSGEAHRYDLSSVRAVVTGAAPLGRELQEAVESRLPHATFGQGYGMTEAGPLAISMAFAKEPSNIKPGACGTVVRNAEMKIVDTETGVSLPKNETGEICIRGTKVMKGYLNDPEATERTIDKDGWLHTGDIGYIDDDDELFIVDRLKELIKYKGFQVAPAELEALLIAHPNISEAAVVPMKDEAAGEIPVAFVVRSKGSEITEDEIKQYISQQVVFYKRIGRVFFTDSIPKAASGKILRKVLTARLNEGLVVAN, encoded by the exons ATGCCACCAacaacaccaccaccaccaccaacaaTGGCACCTTCTCCACAAGAAATCATCTTCAGATCCCCACTTCCCGATATTCCCATTCCCACGCACCTTCCACTACACTCTTACTGCTTCCAAAATCTCTCCCAATTCCAACACCGAACATGCCTCATCGACGGCGAGACCGGCGAAACCCTCACCTACGCCGAAGTCGACCTTGCCGCCCACCGCATCGCCGCCGGCCTCCACAACATCGGCATCCGCCAGGGGGACGTCATCATGCTCGTCCTCCGCAACTGCCCCCAATTCGCCCTCGCCTTCCTCGGCGCCTCCCACCGCGGCGCCGTCATCACCACTGCCAACCCCTTCTACACGCcgctggagcttgccaagcaAGCAGCCGCCACCAAAACCAGGCTGGTGATAACGCAATCCGCGTACGTCGATAAAATCAAGAGCTTCGCGGACAACAATGACGTGATGGTCATGTGCATCGACTCTGAGGACGACGGCGTTTTACATTTCTCCACGCTAACGAACGCCGACGAAACGGAAGCCCCCGCCGTTAAGATTAGCCCAGACGACGTCGTGGCGCTTCCGTTTTCTTCTGGCACTTCGGGGCTCCCCAAGGGCGTTATGTTATCGCATAAAAACTTGGTCACCACCATAGCGCAGTTAGTTGACGGCGAAAACGCGCACCAGTACACTCACAGCGAGGATGTGCTCCTCTGCGTGCTTCCTATGTTTCATATCTATGCGCTCAATTCAATTTTACTCAGCGGGATTCGGTCCGGTGCGGCCGTTCTCATtgtgcagaagtttgagatgacGAGTCTGTTGGAGCTGATCCAGAAGTACAGGGTCACCGTTGCGTCCTTTGTGCCACCCATCGTTTTGGCGTTGGTTAAGAGCGGAGAGGCCCATCGATACGACCTCTCCTCTGTTCGCGCCGTCGTCACTGGCGCCGCACCCTTGGGAAGGGAACTACAAGAAGCTGTCGAATCTAGGCTACCACACGCCACTTTTGGACAG GGATATGGGATGACAGAAGCAGGACCACTTGCGATTAGCATGGCATTTGCAAAAGAACCCTCAAATATAAAACCTGGTGCATGCGGCACCGTTGTGAGAAACGCTGAGATGAAAATCGTGGACACAGAAACGGGTGTTTCCCTTCCGAAAAACGAAACCGGTGAAATTTGCATAAGAGGCACAAAGGTTATGAAAG GATATCTAAACGACCCAGAAGCTACAGAGAGAACTATAGACAAAGATGGATGGCTCCACACAGGAGATATTGGTTACATCGACGATGATGACGAACTCTTCATTGTTGATAGGTTAAAGGAACTGATCAAATACAAAGGGTTCCAAGTAGCTCCTGCTGAGCTCGAAGCATTGTTAATTGCCCATCCAAACATCTCTGAAGCTGCCGTTGTACC CATgaaagatgaagctgccggagaAATTCCTGTTGCATTTGTTGTAAGATCAAAAGGTTCTGAGATCACTGAAGATGAAATAAAGCAATACATTTCACAACAG GTGGTATTTTACAAGAGAATCGGTAGGGTTTTCTTCACAGACTCTATTCCTAAAGCAGCCTCAGGCAAAATTCTGAGGAAGGTACTAACTGCGAGACTTAACGAAGGTCTGGTGGTGGCCAATTAG